Below is a window of Sporosarcina ureae DNA.
CATTCCACCACCTTCATGTATAAAAGTATGATTAAAATTTAATTTCGAAATCCTTTGTAAAATATCTATAACTTGATCTTTATTTCTCCAGATAACAGTACTAGGATGATGTTGTTGTACTATAGTTTCTTCAATAAATCTCCACAAACTTTCACCGGATCTTTTCGGATCCAAAGAAATTTGTTTCCAATCCATCAACCTTTTCAAAAACTCTTTTATACTAGGTCTTTTCTGCGGATTTTCTGAAGTTGACTCGGCAAGAAGCTTGTATAACTCGACAAAGTGTTGATTAGGGTACTTTAGCGACAGTTTATTATTTTCACGGTAGTTATATTGACCATCAAATGCATATTCTTCATCGCATAATACAATCCATAATGTCTTGGCAAATGAATAAACGTCTGCTGGTCGGGAATCTTCTACTTTAAATGCTTCTCTCATTTCTGGGGCTAACGTTTTTCTATTTCCAACTGACTCTTTTATTTTAGTTAAGTCTTCTTTCTCAGGGAAATCAATCAATCCAAAATCAGCAAAACAGTAACTCTCATTATAAAAAAGTATATTTTCGGGCTTAATATCTCGATGAGTAATATTTTTTTTGTGTAAATCAATTAAATTTTCTGCTAACTCTTTAAAAATATTAACTTTTTCATACAAATTTTTATTTTTTTGCAGTTCTACTAGCGGTGTTGCTTTAGGCATTACGAAGAAAAACTCTCCGGTTTTTTCACATGGTAATTCGTATTTTATTACAGGTATAATTCCCTTCTGCTCATTTTTATATAACTCATGAACTTTTATAGCTTCTGTCTTAAATCTTTCAAGTCGTAACTTTGCAAACTTATTCGTAGGATTCTTTATTTTAGAAACTTTAACCGCTACCTCAAGTTTATCTTTTCCTTCCATAAGATAAACTCTTCCATTTCCACCTTGACCTAATTGTTTTATTTTCCGATAATCTAAGTAACTCATAGTAATGCTCCTTATATTCTGTGATAGTACGTCTAATCAAGCTTATTTATTGTCCATCCATTTCCAAACAAATACATGAAAAAGAGATATCTCCCGGAAATACAAAATGCTACGCAAACGACAGAAGGTGCAGTGCATGAAACCTTCATGGTTGTTTTAAACATTCACGTTTGTTTCTCACACAGGTACCCTAATTTAATGGTTGTCCTTATTTTCACTATCTTTGGCCGTTTTGTAAAAGGTAATGAAATAAATTGCTAAGTATGTCTGTATTATATCCTAATTAATACATTCCCCACTCACCGCAACTCATCCCCCAAAGGAACAATCACCTCATTCAACACATGAATCCAATCACGCTTCATTTCCGGTCCGTATTTCAACGGCTTCGCGCCTGGATTTTCAGCTTTATACTTATCAAATTCTTTACTATCAAGAATCCCACGGATATTCGGTATGGTGTCTGACCCGACAGTATACTGAATGGCGGATAGATGCAGTTGATCTTCTTTCACAAACCACGCATTCGACTGCGTTTCTATCGCTTCGTCATATGCCGATGTGAAATAACGTCGCTTGACAGCGAAAATGTCTTCATCTTCGTCCACTTCCTTGGCGTCAATGGCATTCAGAATATCTGTATAGACATTTTTCACGACATCCGACTTATTCAGTTTCTGAAGCGCTTTTTCGATTTCTTCCCGGATGTCTGGGCTGTTCGCTGCGTAGGTTTCCAGTAAGCGGTCGATATAGGTCGAGTCGATATCATACAACTTAATCGCGTTATCTCCATAGAACTCGATTCCTGAAAAATCGGGATCGTCATCGGGATTCCCCGGTTCCCTTTCATCTGTCAGTGAACCTTTTACGGTATTGTAGATTCCGACATAATCCTCCAGCACTTTCACTTGGTCTTGAAGCGCTTGTGATTTCTCCATGTCGTCGTTGTAGTCATCGTACGTAACGAGCGCTTCATAGGCATTATTCAGCTCTTGGAAGGCTTTGACGAACTCGATGCGTTCTGCTATCGGTGAATGTTCGTCGATACTTTCAGGATTCGGTACTGATGCAGTAAAGGACGAATGGGCTTTTTTGAAGCGTTTCTTTGAGTCTTTGTATGACGGATACACTAGATTGGTCTCTTCTTGTGCTCGCGAGTACAGTTTAGTTGCTTCGTTCACATTGTATTCCATCGTCGCCGGTTTTCTGAATGTGACAATCAAGCCTTTCTTTTTCCCTGGATACGTACGATTCGTTCGGGAAAATGCTTGAATCAAGTTCGCATAGCTGAGGTTGCGGTCGACAAATAGCGTTTGAATCGTAGGCGCATCAAATCCTGTTAACAGTCGATCGACAACAATGACTAAATCGACTTGCTTCCCCAACTGTTTAAATTCGGCTCTCTTACGCGCAAGTCGGTTGTTGATATCGCCATTGTACCGATTAATATCTTCTATCGACCAAGACGTTCCGTAATACGCGTTGTAATCCTTGATGATTTCTTTCATCTCGTCTTGATTCTCTTTGGAGTCTTCTTCATTTTCCTGCAATGAATACGTGATGGCCACTCGCGGGAAATCCCGATCGTCAATGGTACGACCTGTTCGAATCGGATGGCCGGCGAATTCCTTCGTGAGCCAATCCGGGTCACTCGTCATGTCCTTGATCGCATGATAGTATCGTTTCGCCATCGCAATCGAGCTGGTTGTTAATATGGCAGACTTCTGGGGTCTCCCGTTTTCAAAGTCAAATTTCGTATAGGCGTTATCGGGACGGAATATCTTATGCAAGACCTTTTGAATATGCTCGTCCTGTTCATAGGATGAAGGTTCGATATATGTTTCCCGTTCGATTCGGGTCATTTTATCGATTTCATCATTTACTTCATTGTCACTTAGCGCTGCGTATTTCTCTTTCGCACGCAATTGGGCAAAGATATAGTTGGTCAACGAGACAGGTTCGATCGTATCTTCATGTTCAACTTGAAAGCCTAATACCGCTCCATCATCGAGGGCATTTTTAATCGTGTACGTATGCAACACTTCACCGTACTGGTCACGTGTTGTACGCGCCAACCGACCTTTTGCTTGTTTCTTGTTCTCGTCAAAGATCGGGGTGCCCGTAAAGCCGAACCACGTAGAGTTGGGGAAGAATTCCTTGATCGCTTCCATCCCCTCAGCGCTTAACGCACGGTGACATTCATCGACAATAAACACAATATGCTGGCCCATCAGTTTCTTGAAACGTTGCGACCCTTTTTGTTCTTCTTGTCTCTCCGCATAGCGCAAAGCCGCTTCCAACTTTTGACGCGTCGTGATAATGACCGTATTGGAATTGGCACTCGACAGCAACGTGTCACTCAACTCTTTGGAGCTACCTGTTCCGACAATTAAACTATTCGACTTCGCTGTGCCCGATGAAATACCCGTATTATATTCCGACGCAAACTTCGTAAATTCACTCGTCGTTTGATTGTCTAAGTCTTTCCGGTCAATCAACATGACCGTACGATCGACACCCGCTTTTCTTGCGAGTAGCTTGGTCGATACAAAGCTCGTCAACGTCTTTCCAGAGCCTGTCGCGTGCCAGACATAGCCTGATTGGTGCTTCATTGCCGACGTAAATAACGCCTCAATTGCATGAATTTGATAGGAATGCAGCACCATCAATGCTTTGTTGTCTTGGTCTTCACTAACAATCGTATAGTTCGCGATCAACCGATGCGCATCCGGTATATTGAGGACTTGCTTGACGAACTCATAGAGATTGTCCACTTTTCGATTGTCCGTCGTACGCCAACTGAAGACGAACTTCTTGTGCATATCTTTCGGCATGGCATTCGCAAAATAACGCGTTGTTTGTTCATTCGATATAACAAACAATTGCAATGTAGAAAAGATGTTATTCCGGAACAATCCTTCTTCTGCATACTTCTTGATTTGATTATAGGCTTGATAGACGCCATCTTTCGCAGTCGCTTGTTTCAACTCGATTTGCACGATCGGCAAGCCATTGATCAATAACGTGACATCAAATCGACGGTCCCGATCCTCTACACTCGCTTTTCCTTTCGCAATCTGATGAACGACCTCGTATGTAGAGATTCCGCCTCCTATATCTTGATTGGAGTACAGAACCAACGACATCGCCCCGATCGAAACATCTTCCCGTTCGATCGTAATACGGGCAATGCCATTCTCCCCCTTCAGCCACTTCGCCGCTTCAAAAGGCGTCTTCGTTTTCAGCAGTAGTTCTGTCTTGATCGTATCGAACTCCGCATCAGTCAATGGAGTTCCACCGATCTCCGCTAAGTTATTCTGAATAATCTTTTGCCGTAAGTTCTTCCATAGATCGTCTTCCGACTTGAGGTCGGGGCGGTAATTCCATTGGTTGTGTCCTTCTCCCAAGACTTCAATCAAGCGACGTTCTACTTCTTCTTCATCGTTATGAGGAATCTTCGTCATGCGTAGTCCTCCTTTCTAGCTACTTAGACAAACATCTTTTGTAGGAATGCTTTTTTAGTTTGTTGTAGGGCCTCTAGTTCTTGTTCGTGTAGGGTGATTACTTTGTCTAGTTGTTTGAAGAAGGTACCGATAACCACTTGTTCTTCAATATTTTGCGGTATTGGAATTATTAAATCTTTTACTATAGAACCTGATAGGTTTCCTTGTCCGCCTTGTAAATAAGTACTAATAATTGATCTTTGCTGTCTTTTAAGCCATTGCATAATAAAATTCGAATTATTGTCTGACTTTGGCTTAATAGCTAAAATAGCTTGATTAATCGCTCCATTTATTTGTGATATACCAACTTCTCCACTAGTAGCACCATACAATGCATATAATATGTCACCTTTTTCAACGATTTTAGCTGAAGAATTATTAAATCCACTTTCTGTCAAGAATAATTCAGTATTACTTGCATTAATTTCTCCCGACCTTATAAATGGAATGATTCCACCATAGTATAATTTATTTTTTGCACTAGGCGTTCCACCAGAATATGATTCGGTAATTTCTCCAATTCTGCTATACTTCCAACTTTCAGTAAACCCCGGAAACCGAACTTCCGGCACTGCTTCCCCTTCTTTTGGAAACATTTTTTGCAAGAACCCTTGTTTTGTTTGTTTGAGGATGGTTAGTTCTTGCTGTTGAAGGGCGATAGAGTCGTCTAAAGACTTGAGAAAGTTCCCGATCTTTTCTTGCTCTCTTTCTAAAAGTGGCATATGAATTAACCACTTCTTTAATAAAGTAGTTGAGATAAATGGTTGATCAGATCCAACCGCTTTTTTTTCTACAAAATTTGATATTACATTTATAAGTAATTGATATGTAAAATCAACATGAGTATCATTTAAACGAACAATTTTTCCAGCTCTCTGATAAAGTAATGAGCCGTGTAATGCCTCTGGAATCTGCGCGATTTTTAATCTACCATTTATAATAGGTCTATTTAAACCTAATACTATATCACCAGTTTCAAGGATACTTTTCTTATAACTATCCGCAAAATGCTGTGGAAGAAAGTTTAGATTCCTTGTGTTGATATATCCATGTTGAATCGATTCGCCATTTATTATTGGTATACCGTCCTGGACGTAATCACTCACTTTAAATGCATAACCAGAAATCACTTCATAGATACTTCCAAACTCTACTTCTTGCCATTGGTCAGTAAAATGCTCGAAACGGATTTGTGGAGTAATTTTACTTTTCATTATTAAACACCTCTAATGCTCCCTCAATCCATTTGGAGTCTTCCGTCTCAAATTCCATAGTAGAAATCATTTCATATAGGCTATGTTTCAATTCTGATTTTTCTTTGCGAATCTCCTTTATTGCTTTTCCAATTGATTCCATATCAACAGATATTTCTTCTTCAAAAGTATCTACATAGCGAGGAATATTCAAGTTAAAATCATTCTCTTTAACCTCTTCAAATGTCGCAACATAAGCATACTTCTCAACATTTTCTCGATTGATGTATGTTTTGAAAACCTGATCAATATGTTTAGTCGAAAGCTTATTTTGATTCCCCACTTTATTAAAGTCTTTACTCGCATCAATAAATAACACATCACGAGTAGTACGGTTTTTCTTCAAGATAATAACCGTCGTCGGAATCGAAGTCCCAAAGAATAGGTTAGCTGGCATGCCAATTACTGCATCTATATTCCCGTCTTCCAATAACTTCTTGCGAATAATACCTTCTGCAGCACCACGGAACAACACACCATGAGGAAGTACGATTGCCATGGTTCCTGAATCTTTCAAGTGATACAGTCCATGCAATAAAAACGCAAAGTCTGCTTTTGATTTCGGTGCCAGTCTTCCATACCGGTTGAAACGAGAATCATCCAGGAATGTTTCATCTGCCGACCATTTCGCTGAATACGGTGGATTCATTAGGACCGAATCAAACGTATACGGTTCTTCTGTTGGCCAGTCTTTGTTCAGCGTATCCCCGTTGCTTAAACGCATGTCTTCCTTGTCCACGCCATGCAAGATCAAGTTCATCTTCGCCAGGTTGTACGTGGTCGTGTTTAACTCTTGTCCATG
It encodes the following:
- a CDS encoding type I restriction endonuclease subunit R gives rise to the protein MTKIPHNDEEEVERRLIEVLGEGHNQWNYRPDLKSEDDLWKNLRQKIIQNNLAEIGGTPLTDAEFDTIKTELLLKTKTPFEAAKWLKGENGIARITIEREDVSIGAMSLVLYSNQDIGGGISTYEVVHQIAKGKASVEDRDRRFDVTLLINGLPIVQIELKQATAKDGVYQAYNQIKKYAEEGLFRNNIFSTLQLFVISNEQTTRYFANAMPKDMHKKFVFSWRTTDNRKVDNLYEFVKQVLNIPDAHRLIANYTIVSEDQDNKALMVLHSYQIHAIEALFTSAMKHQSGYVWHATGSGKTLTSFVSTKLLARKAGVDRTVMLIDRKDLDNQTTSEFTKFASEYNTGISSGTAKSNSLIVGTGSSKELSDTLLSSANSNTVIITTRQKLEAALRYAERQEEQKGSQRFKKLMGQHIVFIVDECHRALSAEGMEAIKEFFPNSTWFGFTGTPIFDENKKQAKGRLARTTRDQYGEVLHTYTIKNALDDGAVLGFQVEHEDTIEPVSLTNYIFAQLRAKEKYAALSDNEVNDEIDKMTRIERETYIEPSSYEQDEHIQKVLHKIFRPDNAYTKFDFENGRPQKSAILTTSSIAMAKRYYHAIKDMTSDPDWLTKEFAGHPIRTGRTIDDRDFPRVAITYSLQENEEDSKENQDEMKEIIKDYNAYYGTSWSIEDINRYNGDINNRLARKRAEFKQLGKQVDLVIVVDRLLTGFDAPTIQTLFVDRNLSYANLIQAFSRTNRTYPGKKKGLIVTFRKPATMEYNVNEATKLYSRAQEETNLVYPSYKDSKKRFKKAHSSFTASVPNPESIDEHSPIAERIEFVKAFQELNNAYEALVTYDDYNDDMEKSQALQDQVKVLEDYVGIYNTVKGSLTDEREPGNPDDDPDFSGIEFYGDNAIKLYDIDSTYIDRLLETYAANSPDIREEIEKALQKLNKSDVVKNVYTDILNAIDAKEVDEDEDIFAVKRRYFTSAYDEAIETQSNAWFVKEDQLHLSAIQYTVGSDTIPNIRGILDSKEFDKYKAENPGAKPLKYGPEMKRDWIHVLNEVIVPLGDELR
- a CDS encoding protein kinase domain-containing protein — its product is MSYLDYRKIKQLGQGGNGRVYLMEGKDKLEVAVKVSKIKNPTNKFAKLRLERFKTEAIKVHELYKNEQKGIIPVIKYELPCEKTGEFFFVMPKATPLVELQKNKNLYEKVNIFKELAENLIDLHKKNITHRDIKPENILFYNESYCFADFGLIDFPEKEDLTKIKESVGNRKTLAPEMREAFKVEDSRPADVYSFAKTLWIVLCDEEYAFDGQYNYRENNKLSLKYPNQHFVELYKLLAESTSENPQKRPSIKEFLKRLMDWKQISLDPKRSGESLWRFIEETIVQQHHPSTVIWRNKDQVIDILQRISKLNFNHTFIHEGGGMDLLDIKAFDEKEEDMVILSFGLNMKHVFKVKKLIWELPNEDPKFSYFRLEFDNIKPIYPSTVNELKKWLKSQNDKYTSEVVSEDLIVNDKGEYEHYYEDDEIAHFNVTRWFDGSFLIVHKSSIYNAISNTYDGRHSKFRAEEFREYMEILQYIYNHSILGDYFWDIANRDPFKENLFEELKKIRLMSDEELRIELENETQN
- a CDS encoding type I restriction-modification system subunit M, with the translated sequence MAELNTILFSAADNLRSKMDASEYKNYLLGLIFYKYLSDRLLVKVVELADESLEEFDTADKQTQLYRELLADADVKADLIETLVDTLGYDIEPDFLFNVLTYQAKQNTFQLNDLNKAFIDLSTKYDQFNGLFDDVDLTSKKLGSDPQQRNITITEVIKKLNPINLLGHGGDVIGDAYEFLISQFASEAGKKAGEFYTPHEVSVMMARIAAFGQEDKKLFSVYDPTMGSGSLMLNVRNYINHPESVKYHGQELNTTTYNLAKMNLILHGVDKEDMRLSNGDTLNKDWPTEEPYTFDSVLMNPPYSAKWSADETFLDDSRFNRYGRLAPKSKADFAFLLHGLYHLKDSGTMAIVLPHGVLFRGAAEGIIRKKLLEDGNIDAVIGMPANLFFGTSIPTTVIILKKNRTTRDVLFIDASKDFNKVGNQNKLSTKHIDQVFKTYINRENVEKYAYVATFEEVKENDFNLNIPRYVDTFEEEISVDMESIGKAIKEIRKEKSELKHSLYEMISTMEFETEDSKWIEGALEVFNNEK
- a CDS encoding restriction endonuclease subunit S; its protein translation is MKSKITPQIRFEHFTDQWQEVEFGSIYEVISGYAFKVSDYVQDGIPIINGESIQHGYINTRNLNFLPQHFADSYKKSILETGDIVLGLNRPIINGRLKIAQIPEALHGSLLYQRAGKIVRLNDTHVDFTYQLLINVISNFVEKKAVGSDQPFISTTLLKKWLIHMPLLEREQEKIGNFLKSLDDSIALQQQELTILKQTKQGFLQKMFPKEGEAVPEVRFPGFTESWKYSRIGEITESYSGGTPSAKNKLYYGGIIPFIRSGEINASNTELFLTESGFNNSSAKIVEKGDILYALYGATSGEVGISQINGAINQAILAIKPKSDNNSNFIMQWLKRQQRSIISTYLQGGQGNLSGSIVKDLIIPIPQNIEEQVVIGTFFKQLDKVITLHEQELEALQQTKKAFLQKMFV